In bacterium, the sequence CCGGTTTCGCAGCCGCCAGCCTCGGCGCCGAACCACCCGACGGCATCGGCGCCGACCGACTCGTAGAGGCCAGCTCAGTCCTCCACTGACCCCCGCCGGACCGGCACGCGCCGGACCGCAGGGCCGGACGTCAGTCGTCGTCCGGCTGGTGAGGCGGGTTCGGCGTGCCGGCCCAGACTTGGGCCTCGTCGAAGAGTTGCTGGAGGATCGCCCGCAGTTCGGCGCTGGCCTCGGCTCGCTGGGCTGCGGTGACCGTGCGCCTTCCCTCGGCGGGTGCCGGCGGCGGTATCGGCTCACCGAAGATGAAGCGAACCCTCACGAAGCGCGGCAGCAGCGCCCCCTTGGGCATGGCGTGCTCCGATCCGCCGATGCCCACCGGCAGGATCGGCGCCCCGGTCATGACCGACAGCCACACAGGGCCGTCGAACAGCGGCTGCACCCGCGGTCCGGACTTGCGCTCGCCCTCGGGGAAGACCACGAGGGGCTCGCCCCGGCGCAGCACCTCCCGGGCGCAGCGCAGCGCCCGGCGGTCCACGCGGTCCCGCTCGGTCGGGAATCCGCCGATGGCGGTCAGCATCCATGTCCACGAGGGGCTCTTGAACAGCGAGCTCTTGGCCATGTAGTTGAGCCGCCGGGGCGCCACCGCCCCGATGAGAGGCGTGTCCAGGTTCGACCGGTGGCCGGCCGGCGCCAGGATCACCGGCCCATCGGGCATCCGCCGGTGGTTGCGCCGGCGCATCCGCAGGTAGGTCCTGCCGAACACGATCAGGGCGAACCTGAAGAAGTAGTACAGCAGGTTTCCCCACACCGACGGCTTCTTGCCGAACGCAATCCCCCCGTGGCGCGGGTCGTCCGACGGGACCGGCACGAACGGCTTCTCCGCGCCAGTGCTCACTGCTTACCTCCTCCTCGATGAGATGTGTCGCCCCGGGATGGACTCCGGCCCTGGATCGAGTCCAGGGCAGGCTTTCCGCCGGAATGACGGGGCTGGGGCGGGACGGGACGGGTTCATGGGATCGACTCGATCATGCCCATGATCTCGGTGACGACCTCTCCGACGGAGCGGTCTGTCGTGTCGATCTCGCGAACCCCCTCGGCGAGTTGCAACGGTGCGTAGGCGCGCGTGCTGTCCCGATGATCGCGCTCGCGGAGCGCTGCCTGCACGGCCGCCTCGCTGGCGCCGGACTCCCCCGATCTCCGCCGCGCCCGCACGGCTGCGTCGGCGTACAGGTAGACCCGCACGTCGGCCTCGGGCAGCACCACGGTGGTGATATCGCGCCCCTCCATGACGCAGCCGGCACGGGCTGCGGCCCAGGCCTGCTGGCGGGCCACCATGACGGCGCGCACTGCCGGGTTGGCGGCCACGGTGCTGACCGACTCGGTCACCGCCGTGCCTCTGATCTCCTCGCTGACGTCGCGCCCCCCGAGGCGCGCCGCACTGCCCGCGATCTCGATGCGGTCCACCACCTCGCGGGCCACCGCCGCCACCGCCTCGCCGGCGGCGGGGTCCACACCCCGCCGCAGCACCGCTGCCGCCACCGCCCGGTACATGGCGCCGGTGTCGAGACACTCCACCCCCAGGGCGTCGGCCACGGCCCGCGCCACCGACGTCTTGCCCGCCCCGCCGGGACCGTCGATCGCCACTCGGACCGGCCGGTTCACGACGCCCGGCACCTCGCCAGGTCCTCGACGAATCCGGGGTAGCTGGTGGCCACCGAGCGCCAGCCCGAAATGATCGTCTCCTCGCCGGCGGCGGCGAGTGCCCCGATGCAGAACGCCATGGCGATGCGGTGATCGCCGGCTGCGTCGACGCGACCGGCCCGCAGTTGCGCCCCGCCGTGCACGAGCAGCATGTCGCCATCCACCTCGGCGGGCGCACCGAGCGCCGCCAGACCCGCCAGCACGCTGCGCAGCCGGTCGCTCTCCTTGTGGCGCAGCTCGCCGGCTCCTTCGAAGCAACTCGGCCCGTCGGCGACGGCCGCCGCGACCGCCAGGACGGGGATCTCGTCGATCAGATCGGGCACCTCTGCCGCCGCCACGGTCACCCCCCGCAGGGGACCGGACCGGCACGTCAGGTGCACCCGCCGGTCGCCGGCAGGTACCGCCGAGAGGTCGGCGCCCATGCGCTGAAGCACCCGCAGGTAGCCGTCGCGGCCCTGCCCCCGGTACACGTCGCGCACGGTGATCTCGCTGCCGGGCACCAGCGCCGCGCCCACCATCCAGAACGCGGCCGCCGAGGGGTCGCCGGGCACGGCGAGGTCGAACGGCTCCGGCCGCGAGGCCCGCACGGCCACCTCGCCGCCGGCGACGCGCACATCGGCGCCGAACGCCGCCAGCATCTCCTCGGTGTGGGCACGGGTCGCGACGGGCTCGCGCACGACCGTCTCACCGTCGGCGAACAGCCCGGCCAACAGCACGGCCCCCTTCACTTGGGCGCTGGCGACCGGCGGCTGCCAGTTGATGCCGCGCAGCCCGCCGCCGGTGATGCGCAGCGGCGCCCGCCGCCCGCCGTCGGCGCCGGTCACCTCGGCGCCCATGAGCCGCAGCGGTTCGGTCACCCGATCCATGGGTCGCCGGTTCACCGAGGCGTCGCCGCCCAAGACGGTCGTGAACGGGCAACCGGCTGCGATGCCCGACAGCAGGCGGATCGAGGTCCCGGAATTCCCGACGTCGATCGGGCGCCGTGGCTCCCGCATCTCCCCGCCGTGCACCGACAGGACGTCGCCCGAGGATTCCACGGCCACCCCCAGATCCCGCACCGCCGCGGCGGTGGCGCCCACGTCGGCGCCGTCGGAGAGCCCGGCGATCGACGAGACGCCGTCGGCGAGGGCGGCCATCAGCAGCGCCCGGTGCGAGATGGACTTGTCCCCCGGCACACGCAGCTCGCCCCGCAGCGGTCCGCCGGCCCGCACGGCCAGAACGTCGCCGTCGCCGCTGAGGCCTACCGGGCCCACGCTCAGAAACCCAGGTGCCGCACCGAGGAGGGATACCCGTCAGCTGCCAGGGCGGTCTGCAACCGCTCGGCCAGGTCGGCGGCCACCA encodes:
- the cmk gene encoding (d)CMP kinase, which codes for MPGVVNRPVRVAIDGPGGAGKTSVARAVADALGVECLDTGAMYRAVAAAVLRRGVDPAAGEAVAAVAREVVDRIEIAGSAARLGGRDVSEEIRGTAVTESVSTVAANPAVRAVMVARQQAWAAARAGCVMEGRDITTVVLPEADVRVYLYADAAVRARRRSGESGASEAAVQAALRERDHRDSTRAYAPLQLAEGVREIDTTDRSVGEVVTEIMGMIESIP
- a CDS encoding lysophospholipid acyltransferase family protein — encoded protein: MSTGAEKPFVPVPSDDPRHGGIAFGKKPSVWGNLLYYFFRFALIVFGRTYLRMRRRNHRRMPDGPVILAPAGHRSNLDTPLIGAVAPRRLNYMAKSSLFKSPSWTWMLTAIGGFPTERDRVDRRALRCAREVLRRGEPLVVFPEGERKSGPRVQPLFDGPVWLSVMTGAPILPVGIGGSEHAMPKGALLPRFVRVRFIFGEPIPPPAPAEGRRTVTAAQRAEASAELRAILQQLFDEAQVWAGTPNPPHQPDDD
- the aroA gene encoding 3-phosphoshikimate 1-carboxyvinyltransferase; translated protein: MGPVGLSGDGDVLAVRAGGPLRGELRVPGDKSISHRALLMAALADGVSSIAGLSDGADVGATAAAVRDLGVAVESSGDVLSVHGGEMREPRRPIDVGNSGTSIRLLSGIAAGCPFTTVLGGDASVNRRPMDRVTEPLRLMGAEVTGADGGRRAPLRITGGGLRGINWQPPVASAQVKGAVLLAGLFADGETVVREPVATRAHTEEMLAAFGADVRVAGGEVAVRASRPEPFDLAVPGDPSAAAFWMVGAALVPGSEITVRDVYRGQGRDGYLRVLQRMGADLSAVPAGDRRVHLTCRSGPLRGVTVAAAEVPDLIDEIPVLAVAAAVADGPSCFEGAGELRHKESDRLRSVLAGLAALGAPAEVDGDMLLVHGGAQLRAGRVDAAGDHRIAMAFCIGALAAAGEETIISGWRSVATSYPGFVEDLARCRAS